One Pelagicoccus sp. SDUM812003 genomic region harbors:
- the panC gene encoding pantoate--beta-alanine ligase yields MLQVIKTASAFRDWRNGAAGGKTLGFIPTMGGLHAAHLSLAQRSLAENDLTAVSIYLNRTQFNNPEDFEKYPADFQEDLAALEELGVQAVFAPTYEEMYPDDYRYRITESEISTVLEGEHRPGHFDGVMTVVMKLLCIADATRAYFGEKDWQQLQLVRGMVEAFFLPVEIVPCPTGRTESGLAMSSRNRRLSPQGLELAARFNQAMRAAETPQDATRELETLGFEVEYVADLEGRRLGAVVLEGVRLIDNMDLAETAAAVASKA; encoded by the coding sequence ATGTTGCAAGTTATCAAGACGGCTTCCGCGTTTCGCGATTGGCGAAATGGCGCAGCGGGCGGCAAGACGCTCGGTTTCATTCCCACCATGGGAGGATTGCACGCGGCCCATCTCTCGCTGGCGCAGCGTTCGCTAGCGGAGAACGACCTGACCGCGGTCAGCATTTATCTCAACCGCACCCAGTTCAACAACCCGGAGGATTTCGAGAAGTACCCGGCGGATTTTCAGGAGGACCTGGCGGCTCTGGAGGAGCTCGGCGTGCAGGCGGTTTTCGCTCCGACCTACGAGGAGATGTATCCCGACGACTACCGCTACCGCATCACCGAGAGCGAGATTTCGACCGTGCTGGAGGGCGAGCATCGCCCGGGGCATTTCGACGGGGTGATGACCGTGGTGATGAAACTGCTTTGCATCGCGGACGCCACGCGGGCGTATTTTGGCGAAAAGGATTGGCAGCAGCTGCAGCTGGTGCGCGGCATGGTGGAAGCGTTTTTTCTGCCGGTGGAAATCGTGCCGTGTCCCACCGGACGCACCGAAAGCGGGCTGGCCATGAGCTCGCGCAACCGTCGCCTGAGCCCGCAGGGGCTGGAGCTCGCGGCTCGTTTCAACCAGGCCATGCGCGCCGCCGAGACGCCGCAGGATGCGACCCGCGAGCTGGAGACGCTGGGCTTCGAGGTCGAGTACGTGGCCGATCTGGAGGGCCGTCGCCTCGGGGCGGTGGTGCTCGAGGGCGTGCGGTTGATTGACAACATGGACCTCGCCGAGACGGCCGCAGCGGTGGCATCGAAGGCGTAA
- a CDS encoding type III pantothenate kinase has product MNLCIDVGNSQMHGAVYDGDRFVIQFRKESTRASRDEIGLFLVSVLKEHGVDPHAIERIGISCVVPDEMHSLRNACRIYFNLEPLFLEAGVKTKLKIKTRNPLEVGADRIANAIAVTELFPGKDSVVVDFGTAITLDAVTANREYLGGAICAGLGLAMNALGSKTAKLPFVEITKAKSALGRSTTEAIQGGLYFGYLGMIKELIARIRQEAFSDRQCQIIATGGFSRLFSETGIFDVMVPDLVLRGVNAVLDLNPVKEPAEAAEV; this is encoded by the coding sequence ATGAATCTTTGTATAGATGTAGGAAATTCCCAGATGCATGGGGCGGTCTACGATGGAGACCGGTTTGTGATTCAATTCCGCAAGGAGAGCACTCGCGCTTCTCGAGACGAGATCGGCTTGTTTCTGGTTTCCGTTTTGAAGGAACATGGCGTGGATCCGCACGCCATCGAACGCATCGGAATTAGCTGCGTGGTGCCGGACGAGATGCACTCTCTGCGCAACGCGTGTCGCATCTACTTCAACCTCGAGCCGCTTTTCCTCGAAGCCGGGGTGAAGACCAAGCTCAAGATCAAGACCCGCAATCCGCTGGAAGTCGGCGCCGACCGCATCGCCAACGCAATCGCGGTGACGGAGCTGTTTCCCGGTAAGGATTCGGTGGTGGTGGACTTCGGAACGGCGATCACGCTCGACGCGGTGACGGCCAATCGCGAGTACCTCGGCGGAGCCATCTGCGCCGGTCTTGGTTTGGCCATGAACGCTCTCGGGTCCAAGACCGCTAAGCTGCCGTTCGTGGAAATCACCAAGGCGAAATCCGCCCTTGGCCGCTCCACCACGGAAGCGATCCAAGGCGGCCTCTACTTCGGCTACCTCGGCATGATCAAAGAGCTCATCGCTCGCATCCGGCAGGAAGCCTTCTCGGATCGGCAATGTCAGATCATCGCTACGGGCGGCTTTTCGCGGCTGTTTAGCGAAACGGGGATTTTCGATGTCATGGTGCCGGATCTGGTGCTGAGAGGAGTGAATGCGGTGCTGGATCTGAATCCAGTGAAAGAGCCCGCCGAAGCGGCGGAAGTTTAA
- the panD gene encoding aspartate 1-decarboxylase, with product MKRHMLKSKLHRATVTDADLNYEGSISIDPVLCKAADLVEFEKVDVYDVDNGNRLTTYVIWGKPGEICLNGAAARLVHRGDKVIIASFEEVEDDEIDNYRPKLVLMNEDNSIKKISEPPVRRP from the coding sequence ATGAAGCGACACATGCTAAAGTCGAAGCTGCACCGCGCTACGGTGACGGATGCGGACCTGAATTACGAAGGATCGATCAGCATCGATCCCGTCCTCTGCAAGGCGGCTGACTTGGTGGAATTCGAGAAGGTGGACGTCTATGACGTGGACAATGGAAATCGTCTCACCACCTACGTCATCTGGGGCAAGCCCGGGGAAATCTGCCTCAATGGCGCCGCCGCCCGTCTGGTGCATCGCGGCGACAAGGTCATCATCGCCAGCTTTGAGGAAGTGGAGGATGACGAGATCGACAACTACCGTCCCAAGCTCGTCCTCATGAACGAGGACAACTCCATCAAGAAGATCAGCGAGCCGCCGGTGCGCCGGCCGTAA
- a CDS encoding hemerythrin family protein: MALEWSEAYETQIRKVDEQHQQLFRFANKLEELIGQEAASSEEVEQLLHFLKTYAESHFRYEEACMAKRRCPAAKKNRLAHQTFMEFYEDSTASYRENGFSREWLERLNSFIQDWLHSHICAVDIELRHCRGAPKT, from the coding sequence ATGGCCCTCGAATGGAGCGAAGCATACGAAACCCAAATCAGAAAAGTGGACGAGCAACACCAGCAGCTCTTCCGCTTCGCCAACAAGCTGGAGGAACTGATCGGCCAGGAAGCAGCTAGCAGCGAGGAAGTCGAACAGTTGCTTCACTTTCTCAAAACCTACGCGGAAAGCCATTTCCGCTACGAAGAAGCCTGTATGGCTAAACGACGGTGCCCCGCGGCGAAAAAGAACCGCCTCGCCCACCAGACCTTCATGGAATTCTACGAGGACTCCACCGCGAGCTATCGGGAAAACGGCTTCAGTCGCGAGTGGCTGGAACGCCTCAACAGCTTCATTCAGGACTGGCTGCATAGCCACATCTGCGCTGTGGACATCGAGCTAAGACACTGCCGAGGCGCTCCGAAAACCTGA